DNA sequence from the Coffea arabica cultivar ET-39 chromosome 11c, Coffea Arabica ET-39 HiFi, whole genome shotgun sequence genome:
gctttaaaattttgaacttttctGGCCAACCAAATTCCTGTACGTATTATTAAtccttccttttcatttttcccttgGCCTTTGGAAAAAATCGAAATTTCGTTCTTCATGTATTTGCTTCCAATTCATATTCCTGAATTTCAAGAGAGTTTCAAGTACTTGTTGATGTAGACATGTAGTCATGGGAAAGTGGGAATTTCTGTCTATCAAAGTGGCTCTTTCCTTTTCTATTCTGTTGTTGCTGCTTGAAACATGTATGGCCGGTGGTACTCCGAATGTAGGCAGGCTGAATCTGGGATTCCAGGGGACGCTAATGAACTGGCTAGACTATGAGGGGTTGTTTCTTCTTTCCAACAATTCCGCTTTCGCATTGGGTTTCCGACCCAGTCAAGATGTCAATAAATTTCAACTTGTGGTTCTTCACAAGGGCAGCTCAATAATCATTTGGTCCGCTAATAGAAACAATCTGATTCAAAGTTCAGATTTCTTCACATTCGCTAGAAATGGGGATGCTTACTTGCAACGTGGTGGATCCACCATTTGGTCCACAGATACCGCTAACAAAGGAGTTGTAGCAATGGAATTGTTGGATTCAGGGAATTTGGTACTTGTTGGCAATGATAGCAGTATAATATGGCAGAGCTTTAGCCATCCCACTGATACCCTTGTGTCGAATCAGGAATTCACTGAAGGAATGAAACTTGTAAGCAATCCCAACTCCGATAATTTGAGCTACTCTCTTGAGATAAAGTCTGGAGATGTAATCCTATCAGCAAATTATCAACCCCCACAGCCCTATTGGGCCATGGGAATGGATACCAGAAGAATCGTTGACACAGATGGAGGGGATGTTGTATCTGCAATTCTTGATGGCAATTCTTGGAAGTTTTATAATCAAGATAAAGTGTTACtttggcattttgttttctCTCATAATCATGACGAAGATACCACAGGGGTGGCGGCTTTGGAAAATGATGGTTTCATCGCTTTCAGCCTTCTTCAAGCTGATGGTAACTTCAGTGCCTCCTCAATACCAATACCACCAGATCCGTGTAGTAGACCTGCAGCATGTGATCCATATTTTGTTTGCGAGATAGAAAGCAGTTGCCTGTGCCCTTCGGCCCTTCACTCTTGCACGAAAAGTAGTGTCTCCTTCTGCGATAGGTCACAGGACTCTGTGGAGCTTGTTGATGCAGGGGACACTCTTAGTTACTCTGCTCTTGATATTATTCCACCCTCTTCTAAAACAGATTTAAATGGCTGCAAAGCATCTTGCCAAGAAAACTGCTCTTGTGCTGCCATGTTCTTTCACCAATCCGGAAACTGTTTTTTGTTTGATCAGATAGGAAGCTTGCAGCACTCCAAAAATGGTACACAATATGCTTCTTATATCAAAGTCTTGACCAATGCAAGCGGTGGGGCAAATCAAGGAGGTGGTGGAACTCACAAAACACGCTATGTGATTGTCATCGTGGTCATCATCTCAGCTTTGCTCGCTATTTTTGGTCTCCTTTATGCAGGATATCAGTACCACCAGAAGAAAAACAAGGCATTGCCTGAATCCCCTGAAGAGTCTTCAGAGGAGGAAATTTTTGGGGAGAATTTATCTGGACTCCCAGTTCGTTTTAGGTACAATGATCTTCAGATTGCAACTAACAACTTCAGCAAGAAGCTTGGTCGAGGTGGTTTTGGTTCAGTTTACCAGGGGGTTCTCCCTGATGGAACTAGATTAGCTGTGAAGAAATTGGAAGGCATTGGTCAAGGGAAGAAAGAATTTCAAGCAGAAGTTAGCATTATTGGGAGAATTCGTCATCTTCATTTGGTCAGGCTTATAGGGTTCTGTGCTGAAGGAAATGACCGTCTTCTTGTGTACGAGTACATGGGAAATGGATCTCTTGATAGATGGCTTTTCCGGAAAAACAGAGGGGAATTCATGTTGGATTGGGAAACTAGATACAGCATTGCACTAGGAACAGCAAAAGGTCTGGCTTATCTCCATGAAGATTGTGATGTGAAGATAGTTCACTGTGACATAAAGCCTGAGAATGTACTTCTTGATGACCATTTTGTTGCAAAAGTCTCAGATTTTGGTCTTGCTAAGCTTATGACTCGAGAGGAGAGTAATGTTTTCACCACATTAAGGGGAACAAGGGGGTATCTTGCACCAGAATGGATCACAAACAGTGCCATATCAGAGAAGAGCGATGTTTACAGTTATGGCCTAGTGCTGCTTGAGATAATTGGTGGTAGACGAACCTTTGATCGCTCAGAGCCCTCAGAGAAGTCCCATTTTCCTTCTTATGCTTTTAAAATGATGGAAGAAGGAAAACTGGAGGACATCATTGATGGACGTTTAAAGATAGATGAAAAGGATGACACAGTTTCTACAGCAATTAAAGTTGCTTTCTGGTGCATACAGGATAAAATGTTCCTAAGACCATCAATGACCAAGGTAGTTCAGATGCTGGAAGGAATCTGCCCTGTCCCTCCGCCACCGCGCTGTTCGCAGCTAGGGTCACAACGTTATGCAGTTTTCTTCAGGTCAATGAGCAATCAGGGCGGTGGCGCCTCACCAGGAACTCCAATGAGCAACAATGATGCTCATCTTTTGGCAACAAGTCTTTCAGGGCCAAGATAGCAACCACAGAAGCTGAAGCAATTTCATTAAAATTGAGAGCACTAGTGGAGAAGCCTTCATATGTACACCATTTTCATGCTTTTCTTCCTCGTACATTCATTAGGTTTTGTTTATATTTGGAAGGTAGACATTTGGTATTCTAGCATTCAGTAAAATTGATATGCTGTTTGCACATCTTGCTCTGCAGATCTACCAAACATATCTTGAAGAATGTATAAATGATTGGATTAGCAAAAATTTTTCTCATTGTCGCCGATGAACTAAATGGGTGCTTAAAAGTTGGACTGGTCCTATGATGTGGTCGTGAGcataattaagaaaagaaagaaatccgGTAATTTCTCTGAACATTGTCTTAACAAACATATCGCAAAAATAAGGAAAGTGGAGAGAGGTTTCTCTATATAGATCAACCAATGCATctggtaaaataatttttacggtgataatgtatatatgccagtgtatataagattttttcttagattattttttgcatttacttttgatgatcaaattatttttcatctCAATTTAACAACTCAACTAATTAATCAGTATACCCGTGAtcatttcattaaatttttctCTTCATTTACAAAATAAACTAACATCTGCAAGTCAAATGTCAAAATTTAAGGGTAAATATGTCCATTGAATTTCTTTTGACCACTCAAATATATTTTATTCAATATAGTGATTGAACTCAAATACTCGGATCGTACATTTTGGCCAAAAGTTTCTTTTGTCAAAAGGAAACTCATTGATTTGAGTTCAGTGACTGTATTGATTTGAGTTCAGTATAGTACATATACTTTTGGCTAAAAGTGCACTCAAATATTTTACATTTCAATATAGTCATTGACCTCGAAACGATTTGCTATATTGAAATCAAATCAATATAATCATTCCGTCAAATGTTCCTGTTAATGTTAATGGAATGAGCACAATGTCCATTTCACGTACCAAAAATAAGGACAATTTTGTAAGGTCagttttttagattttttctaTCTAGAGTTTTAGATTTCttaattaacaaaaaatagaatttAAAATCTTTAGTATTTGCTTTACTATATTCTAATTTATaggttttgacaaaaaatctaaATTATACACTCAagttcttgtgatttatttccaAGAACCctgaaattaaatgaaaatagTAGATCTAATGACAAAATTTGAATGAAAGCTTGCTAATTTACTATTTTGGTGAGTTGAGTAGCCAATTTGAACGAAAGATCACTAAAAATATATTGTTTTGTACAATTCAATGGTTATTTAAGATTTTTGTCTCATCTATTTAGACGAATGGTATTTGGCATGTGCAGTGCAAATGCAACTCATTCTGGTAGATTTGACATTGAATTTGGACAGAAGGGCTACTAATATACATATTTGTTAATTAAGTggccattttcaatcaaaaaataatTGAGTGATTAAAGGTGTTCGATCATAACAATTTAGtggttgctgaaatttgttaTCTTCAAGTCGAGAGTTCAATGGACATATTTACTCTTAAATTTTGATACGTGATTTGCCTGTGTTAGGTTTATTTTTATAGATTAAGGGTAAAATCTGACAAAATGGCCATAGGTACATTGATTATTTAATTGAGTGGCTGAATTGAGATAAAAAATAGTTTGATGATAAAAAATAGATACAGAAAATAGTTTAATAACTGGTGAGAATTTTTTGCCTTTCTGGCAGGAACTAATTTGCAAGCCGCCGTGCCTTTCTTCATGCTTTATTAGATTCTATCGTTTCAAAGATACGTTAAAGCGAATCTGGAATAGTGGAGTCTGGGTGAAGCGGGGAAGGAATCAAAGAAAGTGGATAGAGGACGgcgggcaaaaaaaaaaaaaaagaattcgtCGCATCTGATAAACGAGAGGAAAATTTCATGTTCTATCAGAGAAGCTATTATTAGAGAGGAAACTTTCTGGGCAGTCTTTAAACCATTACTTTCATGTTGTTTTGGCCTTTCAACTATAAATTATCACAAACAATCgttgaacaaaaaaaatatttaatttaagaACTTCCATCGATTTGATCGTTAGAGGTGACAACTATAAATTATTACAAACAAttgttgaacaaaaaaaaattttaatttaagaACTTCCATCAATTTTGATTGTTAGAGGTGATAGAATTAGACGCcattgaacaaagaaaaaaaattaacccACAAAAACAGCGTAAAAGATCTCGTTGACTGATTATTTCATCAGATTAAAGCTAGACAATGTAGAGGatgaaagaagaggaaaaaacaTTAAATTCTATGTCATTATTTGACTAAATATAGCTGATTTTCAATCAAGTGGTAGGTTAGTTTTTCTATTTGGTCAGTTTTGTCTCTAACTCTGTTACATTTAACACCCAAAATTGATGGAAGTCCCTAAACTATGTATTTTTTTTGCTTCAAGGGCTTATTTGCAACAATTTACGGTTGAGAGGAAAAATCGGGCAAAATGAATAGTTTAGGGGCTTGTCAAAAAGTTTCCTCTTAATTAAATTCTATCGTTTCAAAGCTATGATAAAGTGAATTTGTAAAATTGGAGATGGGACAAGTATTGTTCGACTTGAATTGAGATAATTGGTCCGATCGAAAACCGGTCTTCTTTTCGACCTGGTTAGTAGCACAAAATTGTTTTGATCAAACATCAGTTAAAACAGTAAAAAATTGTCCAAATTACTGAACCGATTCGACTGCTTGAATCGGTtctcaaaatttccttcttgttttTCCCAAACataaatttttgaattattaataGGAATAAGGAAACACCACTCGTTTAGTGTAAACACCAAAATCAATCATTTCT
Encoded proteins:
- the LOC113716670 gene encoding G-type lectin S-receptor-like serine/threonine-protein kinase SD2-5, whose translation is MGKWEFLSIKVALSFSILLLLLETCMAGGTPNVGRLNLGFQGTLMNWLDYEGLFLLSNNSAFALGFRPSQDVNKFQLVVLHKGSSIIIWSANRNNLIQSSDFFTFARNGDAYLQRGGSTIWSTDTANKGVVAMELLDSGNLVLVGNDSSIIWQSFSHPTDTLVSNQEFTEGMKLVSNPNSDNLSYSLEIKSGDVILSANYQPPQPYWAMGMDTRRIVDTDGGDVVSAILDGNSWKFYNQDKVLLWHFVFSHNHDEDTTGVAALENDGFIAFSLLQADGNFSASSIPIPPDPCSRPAACDPYFVCEIESSCLCPSALHSCTKSSVSFCDRSQDSVELVDAGDTLSYSALDIIPPSSKTDLNGCKASCQENCSCAAMFFHQSGNCFLFDQIGSLQHSKNGTQYASYIKVLTNASGGANQGGGGTHKTRYVIVIVVIISALLAIFGLLYAGYQYHQKKNKALPESPEESSEEEIFGENLSGLPVRFRYNDLQIATNNFSKKLGRGGFGSVYQGVLPDGTRLAVKKLEGIGQGKKEFQAEVSIIGRIRHLHLVRLIGFCAEGNDRLLVYEYMGNGSLDRWLFRKNRGEFMLDWETRYSIALGTAKGLAYLHEDCDVKIVHCDIKPENVLLDDHFVAKVSDFGLAKLMTREESNVFTTLRGTRGYLAPEWITNSAISEKSDVYSYGLVLLEIIGGRRTFDRSEPSEKSHFPSYAFKMMEEGKLEDIIDGRLKIDEKDDTVSTAIKVAFWCIQDKMFLRPSMTKVVQMLEGICPVPPPPRCSQLGSQRYAVFFRSMSNQGGGASPGTPMSNNDAHLLATSLSGPR